The Thermococcus eurythermalis genomic sequence AGACAGAGTTCTTCTTCAGGCTCCTTGAGGAGAACGGTATAAAGACGCACTTCGTTGAGCGGATTGACGAGAGGCGGGCGCGCTTCCTGAGGGCGGAGAGAATCCCGCTTGAGGTCATCTACCGCGAGCTTGCCTACGGGAGCTTCCTGAGGCGATACAGAGGGTGGGCAGAGCCGTTTCAGAGGCTCGGGATAGTGGAGTTCACCCTCAAGGACGACTCGCTTGACGACCCCATAATTGTGGAGGAAGCCGTTAGGGCCCTTGGAATCGCGAGCAAAAACGAAGTAGATGAGATGAAAGAGACCACCAGGAAGGTCGCCGGGGTTTTAAGGGAATTCCTCTCATCGAAGGGGCTCCAGCTCGTGGACTTCAAGCTTGAGTTCGGAAGGCTCAACGGCGGTCTAATCATCATAGACGAGCTGAGCGGGGACACGATGCGCGTTGCGAAGGACGGGAGGATTTTAACGCAGGAAGAGCTGTCGGGGGTGATAAGGTGATACTTTCGACGATAGCGTCTCACTCCTCCCTCCAGATACTACTCGGAGCGAAAGAGGAAGGATTCAGGACTCGGCTCTATGTAAAGCCGGAGAGGAAGGCCTTCTACGCATCAACCGGTCTTGCAGATGAGCTTGTAACAACAAAGGACATGAGCGCAATCCTCAATGACGACGGAATAATAGTCCCCCACGGCTCCTTTGTGGCATACCTCGGTCTTGAGGCAATAGAGAATGCAGAAGCGAGGTTCTTCGGCAACAGGCGCTTCCTCAAGTGGGAGACGGCCTTTGAGCTCCAGGACAGAGCCCTCGACGAGGCCGGAATCCCAAGGGTGAGGGTCATCAAGCCCGAGGAAGTCGAACCAGAAGAGTTCTACTTCGTCAGGACAGAAGGGCCAAAGGGGGGAAGCGGGCACTTCATAGCGCGCGGGGAAGAGCTCGAGGAAAAGTTAGAGGGACTTAAGGAACCCCATAGAATCGAGGAGTTCATACCGGGGGTCTACCTGTACGTCCACTTCTTCTACTCGCCAATTCTTGAGCGCCTTGAACTGCTCGGGGTGGACGAGCGCGTGGTCATAGCGGACGGAAACGCCCGCTGGCCGGTTAAGCCCCTGCCGTACACGATAACCGGAAACGTCGGAGTCGCCCTCAGGGAGTCGCTCCTGCCGAGGCTCTACGACTACGGGCTGGCCTTCGTCGAGGCGATGAGAAAGCTCGAACCTCCGGGGATTATCGGGCCGTTCGCGCTCCACTTCGCCTACGACGGGGCCTTCAGGGCGATAGGCTTCGCATCGAGGATTGACGGCGGTTCCAACGCGCTCCACTGGTACGGAAGGCTCTACTGGAGAGAGCCTATGAGCATGGGCAGGAGGATAGCGCGCGAGATAAACCTCGCCCTCAAAGAGGAGAGGCTTGAGGAGGTGGTATCTTGACCTACACGGGCAGAACGCTTGGAATCGGTCTGATGAAGGGCAAGCCCTTCGCCTTCTACCTTCTCTGCTCCCGCTCTTTCCCAAGGAGGAGGGCAATCGTGAGGGAAAACGCCGTCTACATCGAGAACCTAACCCAGACGGACAACCCCTACGTCAGCTACCCGGTCGTCAGGCTCCTTGAAGACTACGCGGTCGTCACCAACGGACTCCAAACTGACTTCATCGCCCAGACCCTCGAGTGGGAGAGCCCGAAAAAGGCCCTAATCCACGTTTTAGACGCGCTCGACTACGAGAGGGACGACTACAACACCCCAAGGATAGCCGGGATAATAGGAAAAGACGGAAGGGGCTGGCTCGGCTTCGCTGGAAAGGACGAGTTTTGGGTAAGGGAGCTGGAGCTGAAAGAAGGCAAGGCCTTCGTCACGGCCACGTACAACCTCGGCTTCACAGAGATAGAGTTTCCGCAGTTCAACACTGCCCAGGAACTGGCTGAGAAGACCATGGAGCTCCCGTTTGAGAACAAGGTGCTCGCTATCGGAATTCTACGCGGGAAAAACTGGGAGCTCGGCTGGAAAAGAGCTTCAGAATAGCTTTAAAAGCTTTTATTCTCCCCTTTTAACTTCTTTGGTAGTCAAAAGGAAAAGGAGCTCAGCGCGGCATTTCCTTTATGTGAACCCCCATCTGCGGGAACGGTATCTCAATTCCCTCCCTCATATAAGCCTCGTAGATGGCCTTTGTGAGGTCGCCCTTAACGGTTCCGTAGTCCTCAATCTTGGCCCATGCCCTGAGCTGCAGGTTTATCGCGGAGTCCCCAAGTCCAGTTATGACGACGGCCGGCTCGGGATCCTTCAGCACCTTCGGGTGGCTCTTCATGATGTCCATCGCAACCTTTATCGCCTTATCGAGGTCTGTGCCGTAGGCGACGCCGACGTCAATGCTGACCCTGCGCGTCGGCATCTTAGTGTAGTTAGTTATCACGCTTCCCCAGACGAGCTTGTTCGGTATTGTTATGAGGACGTTGTCAGGTGTCAGGAGCTCCGTGCTCATAACTCCAACAGCTTCGACCTTTCCCGTCTGGCCGGCGACGGTCACAAAGTCTCCCTTGTCAAAGGGCCTCAAGGCGGCGAGCCACACTCCTGCCGCGAGGTTTGTGAGGGTGTCCTGCATTCCAAAGCCGAGTATCAGGCCTATCACAGCCGAGAGGCCGAGGACGACCGAGCCAACGCCGATTCCCAGCGCGCTGACCGCGAGAAGGATCACCGCGACGTACAGGAGCGCGCTCAGAAACCTGCCGAGGAACTCCACAACTAGTTCTGGAAGCTTGGTCTTCTTCAATCCCCTCTTGAAGGTACCGACGAGTATCTTTGTTACCACCCACCCTATCACAAGAATCGCTACCGCAGTAGCTATCTGGAGGGGGTCACCCCCACGTAGGGTAGAGGTTTATCAAAAGCCACCATGGTATCGCCTCACAGTATATTGGGAGCGTTCCATTTAACACTTTTCCAGAGGACCCTCAAAGGGTAGAAAAAAGGCAGTCTTGTCAAGCGAAGTAATGAGAAATTCAATCAACTCTCTAGCTTTTTCATCAGGTTCGCCATCTCCAGGGCCGCCATGGCGTACTCGAATCCCTTGTTGCTCTTCACTCCTGCCCTGTTGAAGCCCTGCAGTTCGTCCTCGACCGTTATAACGCCGAAGATAACAGGAACTCCAGTGTCCAGGGATACCTTGGCGACTCCTTTGGCGACTTCGTTGGCGACGAGGTCGAAATGCTTTGTCTCGCCCCTCACAACGGCCCCAAGGGCCAGAACCGCGTCGTATTTGCCGCTTTCGGCCATCTTCTTGGCAACCAGCGGAATCTCAAAGGAGCCGGGAACCCTGACAACCTCAACTTCCTCGACCCCGTGCCTCTCAAAGCAGTCGAGCGCACCCTTCAGGAGCTCCTCAGTGAGCAAATCGTTGAAGCGGGCGACCACCACGCCCATCTTCAAGCCGGTTCCGATAAAGCCACCTTCAATCGTTCTTACCTTCATAGGCACACCTCCAAACACTAAACCTCAAACGGGAGCCTGTGGCCGAGCTTCTCGACCTTAACCTTCAGGTACGGCCTGTTGTGCTCCGTGATTTCTGGAGGGGCCGGGATGATCTCAACGACCTCAATCCCGAACTCCTCCAGGGCCCTGGCCTTCGCCGGGTTGTTCGTTATGAGCCTTATCCTTGAAACGCCCAGCGCGCGAAGCATCTGGAAGGCCGCTTCATAGGTTCTTTCATCAGCCTTGTACCCAAGCGCCTCGTTAGCCTCAACGGTATCGAGCCCCTTGTCCTGAAGTTCGTAGGCCTTGATCTTCTCCTTCAGACCTATTCCCCTGCCCTCCTGGTCCATGTAGAGCAGTATCCCGCCTTCCCGGGCTATCATTCTAAGTGAATTTGCCAATTGACTTCCGCAGTCGCACTTGAGGGAGGCGAGCGTGTCTCCGGTGAGGCACTTCGAGTGAATCCTGACGAGCGGAACGTCGCCGTAGGGCTCCTTGACTATCGCGGCGTGCTCCTTGAAGTCCAGCTCGTTCTCGAAGGCTATAATTCTGAACTCCCCGTATCTCGTGGGAAGCCTCGCGTTCGCGTAGACCCTTATCAGCTGCTTCCTCTTCACGAACTCCTTCCAGACGTCGTCGGTGGTGATGACAGGCAGGTCGTGTTCCTCTGCGAACTTAAGGGCGTACTCGCGGTTGTGGGAGTCGCCCCTCTCGTCGAGAATCTCGATTATTAGAGCATAGCGCTTGAAGCCGAGGAACTCCATGAGCTCGAGCGAGCTCTCGGTGTGGCCGCGACGCCTGTTGAGCCCTATCCCTCCGAGGAGGTGAAGGTGCCCGGGGTAGCGGAAGGCCTCAACGCCCAGCCCCCCGGCGAGTTTTCTAGCGGTAAGGGCCCTCTCTTCCGCGGTTACGCCGGTAAAGGTCTCCTTGTAATCGACTGGAATCAGAAAGTTGGTCTCGCCTTCTTTGCTTGGCAGGCGGAAGAAGCCCCGCTTTAGGGCCTCGTCCATATCCATCGTGAGGCACAGCAGGCCCTTTGCGGAGAGCATGAAGTTGACTACCTCGGCTGAGGCTATCTCGGCTGGATAAATCAAATCGGCCTCGAACTCCCTTCTGTCGTCGATGAGAACCACAGGCTTTCCATCGAGAACGGCCTTTCTAAGTTCTCCCAGGTTCATAGGCATCAGGTTCTATAAGAGGAACATTATTTTTAAAAATTTGTTCCAAAAATGGAAAAATCACCCGGGCTGGACGACGAGGTCCAGGACGAGGAAGCCCTCAAAGTCTGGCATTAGCGGACCATCGCCATCGTCGTTGTGGACCGAGATGTTTCCGAAAACGCCGAAGAGGGACCTAACGTGTTTTCCCTCCCAGACGTCCTCTGCAGCAACGCCCCGGGAGAACATGTTCAGCCTCCCTGTAAAGGCCACCCACACAGCAGGTTTGCAGCCCGTGGAGTTGAAGCTTACAGAAATCACCCTCCCCCCTTTGCCAGAGTAGTCAAAGCCGTAGTAGCCGCCGTCGCTGTAGAGGCACGAGTTCCCGATGAGCCGGGCGGAGTAGACCTCGCTCCCGTTCGCCCCCAGCTCGGCACAGTAGTCCTCCGGGGGCCGGGGCTCCTCGGGGACGTCCATCTGGGCGAGCTCTTCCGCAGTGGTTACCCTCTTTCCCACGAGGGAGATAAGGTTCTCGCGGTATTCCGTGCACCTGCGCAGAAACTCCTCGCTCCTCCCGAGCCTCTTGGGAACCATTATGGGGGCGTTCCAGGCATTAAAACCGTCGGGGACGGTCAGTGTGAGAAGCCATTCTTCATTTCCCGAAAGTGACGCTGAGGGAAGCTCCAGAACCTTTCCGTTCCTCAGATAGACCTTTTTCGGCATTTCTCTGAAGACTCCCTTGAATGAGAGGACGGTGCACTGGCCCGCCTTCAGTTTGGCCGAGTACGTGAACTTCCCCTTCGAGTGGCCAACCTTATCGAGTGCCGGCTTAACGAACTCCACCTTCCCTACGGAGAGACCTAGGTCGCGGCTCACATTGAGAACCCGCTCCCTTATGCCGTCCCACCGGAGTCCCAGGTAGTCCGCGCCGGGATAGAGGATGTAGAAGGCCACATTGGAGTCAATCCACCTAGGCACTTCAGCGCTGAAGATAACCCTCTGGTCTTTCAGCGAGCAGGCGAGCACTTCGACCGAGTATCCGGTGCTGTCGAGCCTCTCCGCCGAGAAGACGAGAAGGTCGCCGTTGGCCGTTGCGGAAATAGCCTCATCCGGTCTTTCCGGCTTTTTGCCGTTGGTATCAGAAAAGGCCACTGCACCTGCTACGATAAGAAGTAAGAGCAAAAAAATAAGGGTTGGTCTCCCTTTCTTTGCCATACTCACAACCTCCAGTCTTCGTACACTACTACCATCAATAATAGACAAACTCTTAATATTTAAACTTTCTGTTAAGAAATTTTGTTAAACTCCTCTGGGACATATAATCCATTGCGGTCCCTTTTACCTCCACATTAGGGCTCTCCTAACGTACCTCGCTAAAACGTCAATCTCGTAGTTCACCCTGTCCCCGGGCCTCAGGTGGCCAAGGTTCGTCATCTCGAGCGTGTAGGGGATTACCTGAACCCAGAAGCGGTTCGCCTCGACCCTCGCGACGGTTAGAGAAACGCCGTTAAGCGCTATCGAGCCCTTCTCAGCTATTCCCCACCTCTCACGGGGCATCTCAAATGCCATCCAGGTCGTGTTCCCGCTCCTCCGCGCGGTGATAAAGCGAACCGTCCCGTCCACGTGGCCCGTAACTATGTGGCCGTCAAGTCTATCGCCGAGCTTCAGGGCCCTCTCGAGGTTCACCAGCTTTGCCTCCCTCAGGTTAGTCCTCTTCAGGGTCTCCTCGCCCACATCGAAGACGGCCGTTTTTCCGTCGAACTCGACAACGGTCAGACAGGCCCCGTTCACCGCGACACTGTCTCCTGGCTTTACCTCGAACGGGAGCTCTACGTAAAGCTTTCCCGCCGAGTAGCGGGCTTTGCCTGTTCCCTCAACGATTCCGCTGAACATCTCCACCACCGGGGTAGGCCGTTACGAGGAAGCTCTCCCCAAGCCTCTCTATTGACTCAATTCTCACCACCGGAGCCTCGCTGGCCTTTTGGACTTTTAGACACTCAAAGGGCTTTATTCCGTTCCCGAAGAGCTTGGGCCCGTAAAAGAGGTAGAACTTGTCCGCAAAGGGCAGGAACCCGCAGGCTATCCTCCCACCCTCAATTAGAACGCTATCGATTCCGAGCTCGCCGAGTTTCCTCAGGATTTCTCCCGGCTCGGTTATCGGATATGCCTCGGCGATACCCTCGAAGAGCTCCGGCCTCTCCGTGAAGAAGATTACCCGGCCATCTTCAAAGAGCCTGAACTTCTTGCCCTCCCTGATGGCATTGGCAACCCTGCCGGAGCGGTCGAGGATTACCTTCACCTTCTCAGGGCAGTTCTTCAGCCTGCAGTTGAGCCTCGGGTTGTCCGCCAGAACCGTCCCCGCGCCGACCATTATAGCCATGTGCCCCCTCCTGAGCTCCTGAACTCTCTGTCTCGCTTTCTCACCCGTTATCCACTGCGAGGAGCTGGTCTCCGTCGCGATGAAGCCGTCGAGGGTCATGGCGAGCTTGATCGAAACAAAGGGCATCTTGCTCGTCACGTACTTGATGAAAATCTCGTTGAGCCTTCTGGCTTCCTCTTCGAGCAGGCCGACCTCAACCTCTATTCCAGCTTTCCACATCTTTTCGATTCCCTTTCCAGCTACGAGCGGGTTCGGGTCAACCATCGCAACGACGACGCGCTTGAACCCTTCCTTGATTATCCTGTCCGCGCAGGGGGGCTGTTTGCCCCAGTGCGAGCAGGGCTCAAGGGTGACGTACATAGTAGCTCCCCTGACGTCGTACCCCTTTCTCTTGGCGTCCTCTATGGCGTTGACCTCCGCGTGCTTCTCGCCGAAGCGCCGGTGCCAGCCGACGCCGATTATCTTCCCGTCCTTAACGATGACCGCGCCGACCATGGGGTTCGGGTTTACCCAGCCCTCACCGCGCTTCGCCAGGTCAAGCGCCAGCCGCATGAACTTTTCATCTTCACTGTTCATGACTGGACATTCGTTCCAAAATTTTTAAAATTTTGTTCTACAGTTAGAACAAACCCTTTTTACCTTCTGCTTCAACGTTTAGATGGTGGTTTTCATGGAAGACCCGTACATATGGATGGAGAACCTGAACGATGAGCGAGTTCTAAAGCTTGTCGAAGAGGAGAACAGGCGCTTTAGGGAGTTCGTTGGGGAGCTAAGCGAAGAGCTGTTCCCGGAGGTCTGGGAGTACTACTCGATGCCAACGCTCCACTCCGTGAGGCTCACTGAGAAGGGCGTAATCGCGATGTACAAAGAGAAAGATAGACAGGTCATCAGGTGGCTCGGCGGAGACGTTATCGTAGACTCGAAGGCCCTCGAAAAGGAGCTCAACGACGAGGTTCTCCTCCAGGGGTTCACGGCGGACAAGAGAGGAAAGCTCCTCGCCTACAGCTTCTCGATAGGTGGGGCAGACGAGGGCATAACCCGGATCGTAGATCTCGAAACCGGCGAAATCCTTGAGGAGTTCAGGCCTTCGGTGTGGAACATCACATTCCTCGAAGATGGCTATTACTTCTCCCGCTTCTACAGGCACGGCGAAACGCCCGACGGCGTCAAAGCTCCAGCTGTGAGGCTCTTCTGGAAAGACAGGGACGGAGAGAAGGTGGTCTTCGGCGAGGGCCTCGGTTCCGGCTACTTCCTCGGGCTTGGAAAGAGCACCGATGGAAAGTGGGCAATCCTCACCGTTACCTTCGGCTGGAACAGCGCGGAAATTTACGCCGGCCCGATAGACGAGCCTGAGAAGTGGGAAAAGGTTTACTCTGCAGACGTCCCGGTTGAGCCCATCGATGTCATTGACGGCACACTCTACCTCCTCACGAGAGAGGGAAGGGGGCTCGGAAAGCTCATCGCAGTGAAAGACGGAAAAGTCGAGGAGATAATCCCAGAGGGCGACTTCCCTCTTGAGTGGGCCGGAATCGTGAACGGAAAAATCCTCGCCGGCAGGCTCGTCCACGCGAGCCACCGCCTTGAGGTCTACTCCCTTGACGGGGAGAAGCTGGACGAAGTGAGGTTTGACCTTCCGGGCAGCGTCTACCCGCTCGACGCCGACGGGAAGAAGGCCCTCCTGAGGTACGAGAGCTTCACCGTTCCCTACAGGCTCTACGAGTTCGAGGGTGAGCTCAAGCTCGTGGAGGGACAGGAGGTTGAGGGGAACTTTAAGGTCGAGGAGGACTTCGCGGTCTCCAAGGACGGCACGAGGGTGCACTACTTCCTCGTGAAGGGCGAGAGGGACGAGAAAAGGGCCTGGGTCTTCGGCTACGGCGGCTTCAACATCTCCCTGACTCCAAGGTTCTTCCCGCAGGCGATTCCATTCATAAAGCGCGGCGGAACCTTCGCCATGGCAAACCTGCGCGGCGGCTCGGAGTATGGTGAGGAGTGGCACCGCGCCGGAATGCGCGAGAACAAGCAGAACGTCTTCGACGACTTCATAGCCGTTCTCGGCAAGCTCAAGGCCGAAGGGTATAAGGTGGCGGCATGGGGCAGGAGCAACGGCGGGCTTCTGGTCTCAGCCACGCTCACCCAGCGGCCGGACGTCATGGACGCGGCACTGATAGGCTACCCTGTCATAGACATGATGCGCTTCCACAAGCTCTACATAGGCAGCGTCTGGATTCCAGAGTACGGAAACCCCGACGACCCGAAGGACAGGGAGTTCCTTCTGAAGTACAGCCCCTACCACAACGTTGACCCCAGGAAGAAGTATCCTCCGACGCTCATTTACACCGGCCTCCACGACGACCGCGTTCACCCGGCACACGCTCTCAAGTTCTTCATGAAGCTGAGGGAGATAGGTGCGCCCGTCTACCTCCGCGTCGAGACCAAGAGTGGGCACATGGGCGCATCGCCGGAGACGAGGGCGAGGGAACTTACAGACTTGCTCGCATTCGTGCTTAAGACCCTCTCTTGATTCCTTCTAGGCTTTTAATGTTACTTTTTCATAACTTTTGGACGTTTTTTTTAAAGTGTCTGATACCCGCAATTAAGAGATAAGCTTATAATTGTGAACGCCGCTAAATTATATGGCTGAGTGACTATGGCTGCGGGAAGAATTTCAACAGGCGTTCCTGGACTTGACATCATGCTCAATGGGGGATTAATCCCAGGTAGGGTGTACCTGGTTAAGGGATCACCTGGAAGTGGAAAAACGACTCTGGCAATGCACTTTGCCATGGCAGGGGTTGCAAACGGCGAGAACGTGATGTTCATAACCCTTGAGGAGCCTGCTGAGAATATAAGAGAGGACTTCGGAAAGATGGGCTTTGATGTGTATCACGAGAACTTCATGCTCATAGACGCGACGCCCACGACCGAGCACTACGTCCTGGTTGAAGACTTCTCTGAATCCTTCGCCAAAAACCTCAACAAGCTCACCGAATCCATAAAGGAGCAGTTCCGAACCCGATATTACTCGCGGGTTGTTGTAGACCCAATAACAATGCTGAAGCTTGCCTCAAAGGAAGAGCTTGAGTACCGCAAGGCGTTTCTCGGC encodes the following:
- a CDS encoding phosphoribosylaminoimidazolesuccinocarboxamide synthase, which encodes MRLVYSGKTKDVYEDGPYLVFHFKDTVLGREGREDSGGNEVIGEKEGKGSLVLKQTEFFFRLLEENGIKTHFVERIDERRARFLRAERIPLEVIYRELAYGSFLRRYRGWAEPFQRLGIVEFTLKDDSLDDPIIVEEAVRALGIASKNEVDEMKETTRKVAGVLREFLSSKGLQLVDFKLEFGRLNGGLIIIDELSGDTMRVAKDGRILTQEELSGVIR
- a CDS encoding formate--phosphoribosylaminoimidazolecarboxamide ligase, giving the protein MILSTIASHSSLQILLGAKEEGFRTRLYVKPERKAFYASTGLADELVTTKDMSAILNDDGIIVPHGSFVAYLGLEAIENAEARFFGNRRFLKWETAFELQDRALDEAGIPRVRVIKPEEVEPEEFYFVRTEGPKGGSGHFIARGEELEEKLEGLKEPHRIEEFIPGVYLYVHFFYSPILERLELLGVDERVVIADGNARWPVKPLPYTITGNVGVALRESLLPRLYDYGLAFVEAMRKLEPPGIIGPFALHFAYDGAFRAIGFASRIDGGSNALHWYGRLYWREPMSMGRRIAREINLALKEERLEEVVS
- a CDS encoding IMP cyclohydrolase, with product MTYTGRTLGIGLMKGKPFAFYLLCSRSFPRRRAIVRENAVYIENLTQTDNPYVSYPVVRLLEDYAVVTNGLQTDFIAQTLEWESPKKALIHVLDALDYERDDYNTPRIAGIIGKDGRGWLGFAGKDEFWVRELELKEGKAFVTATYNLGFTEIEFPQFNTAQELAEKTMELPFENKVLAIGILRGKNWELGWKRASE
- the ribH gene encoding 6,7-dimethyl-8-ribityllumazine synthase — its product is MKVRTIEGGFIGTGLKMGVVVARFNDLLTEELLKGALDCFERHGVEEVEVVRVPGSFEIPLVAKKMAESGKYDAVLALGAVVRGETKHFDLVANEVAKGVAKVSLDTGVPVIFGVITVEDELQGFNRAGVKSNKGFEYAMAALEMANLMKKLES
- a CDS encoding bifunctional 3,4-dihydroxy-2-butanone-4-phosphate synthase/GTP cyclohydrolase II, with the translated sequence MNLGELRKAVLDGKPVVLIDDRREFEADLIYPAEIASAEVVNFMLSAKGLLCLTMDMDEALKRGFFRLPSKEGETNFLIPVDYKETFTGVTAEERALTARKLAGGLGVEAFRYPGHLHLLGGIGLNRRRGHTESSLELMEFLGFKRYALIIEILDERGDSHNREYALKFAEEHDLPVITTDDVWKEFVKRKQLIRVYANARLPTRYGEFRIIAFENELDFKEHAAIVKEPYGDVPLVRIHSKCLTGDTLASLKCDCGSQLANSLRMIAREGGILLYMDQEGRGIGLKEKIKAYELQDKGLDTVEANEALGYKADERTYEAAFQMLRALGVSRIRLITNNPAKARALEEFGIEVVEIIPAPPEITEHNRPYLKVKVEKLGHRLPFEV
- a CDS encoding riboflavin synthase, with protein sequence MFSGIVEGTGKARYSAGKLYVELPFEVKPGDSVAVNGACLTVVEFDGKTAVFDVGEETLKRTNLREAKLVNLERALKLGDRLDGHIVTGHVDGTVRFITARRSGNTTWMAFEMPRERWGIAEKGSIALNGVSLTVARVEANRFWVQVIPYTLEMTNLGHLRPGDRVNYEIDVLARYVRRALMWR
- the ribD gene encoding bifunctional diaminohydroxyphosphoribosylaminopyrimidine deaminase/5-amino-6-(5-phosphoribosylamino)uracil reductase RibD, which gives rise to MNSEDEKFMRLALDLAKRGEGWVNPNPMVGAVIVKDGKIIGVGWHRRFGEKHAEVNAIEDAKRKGYDVRGATMYVTLEPCSHWGKQPPCADRIIKEGFKRVVVAMVDPNPLVAGKGIEKMWKAGIEVEVGLLEEEARRLNEIFIKYVTSKMPFVSIKLAMTLDGFIATETSSSQWITGEKARQRVQELRRGHMAIMVGAGTVLADNPRLNCRLKNCPEKVKVILDRSGRVANAIREGKKFRLFEDGRVIFFTERPELFEGIAEAYPITEPGEILRKLGELGIDSVLIEGGRIACGFLPFADKFYLFYGPKLFGNGIKPFECLKVQKASEAPVVRIESIERLGESFLVTAYPGGGDVQRNR
- a CDS encoding prolyl oligopeptidase family serine peptidase, whose translation is MEDPYIWMENLNDERVLKLVEEENRRFREFVGELSEELFPEVWEYYSMPTLHSVRLTEKGVIAMYKEKDRQVIRWLGGDVIVDSKALEKELNDEVLLQGFTADKRGKLLAYSFSIGGADEGITRIVDLETGEILEEFRPSVWNITFLEDGYYFSRFYRHGETPDGVKAPAVRLFWKDRDGEKVVFGEGLGSGYFLGLGKSTDGKWAILTVTFGWNSAEIYAGPIDEPEKWEKVYSADVPVEPIDVIDGTLYLLTREGRGLGKLIAVKDGKVEEIIPEGDFPLEWAGIVNGKILAGRLVHASHRLEVYSLDGEKLDEVRFDLPGSVYPLDADGKKALLRYESFTVPYRLYEFEGELKLVEGQEVEGNFKVEEDFAVSKDGTRVHYFLVKGERDEKRAWVFGYGGFNISLTPRFFPQAIPFIKRGGTFAMANLRGGSEYGEEWHRAGMRENKQNVFDDFIAVLGKLKAEGYKVAAWGRSNGGLLVSATLTQRPDVMDAALIGYPVIDMMRFHKLYIGSVWIPEYGNPDDPKDREFLLKYSPYHNVDPRKKYPPTLIYTGLHDDRVHPAHALKFFMKLREIGAPVYLRVETKSGHMGASPETRARELTDLLAFVLKTLS
- a CDS encoding RAD55 family ATPase; its protein translation is MAAGRISTGVPGLDIMLNGGLIPGRVYLVKGSPGSGKTTLAMHFAMAGVANGENVMFITLEEPAENIREDFGKMGFDVYHENFMLIDATPTTEHYVLVEDFSESFAKNLNKLTESIKEQFRTRYYSRVVVDPITMLKLASKEELEYRKAFLGFVKTMMRLRTTVIITSELERTDIEEYLVSGIIEMKLFEHNGELKRAIKITKLRGSGFDNVIRPYDITERGMVVHPDKTAP